In the genome of Terriglobia bacterium, one region contains:
- a CDS encoding glycosyltransferase codes for MKLLCIGRSLGRAGSKLSGGGVLRVQSTLLDHLRRSGFDLSLFYLNRVEHESPAPCGLVPEFGAPEEGQLNRHMHRVLWRLAMLARRSDAVFGMQDGRPIDLAILVGRLAGRPVVGWIHNLPGRSAQDFPGGHPWITRYLYPCATRLVAVSRGIAEDLVRWSPGSANKVISLPNPVNVADVRRLSELPLPDWAQAIFARRTLVGMGWLTRRKGFDLLLDSFAKVVQTGHDSNLLLLGEGEERAALQAQADSLGLHDRVFMPGYQPNPYPLLSRAEGFVLSSRHEGLPTVILEAMSLGVPVVAFDCPFGPADILDGGRCGLLVPPENPEVMGDAINKLLSSRDLRVQFRGLGFEKAMQYDTSAVTKRFEALFLGLLNGRNHHKH; via the coding sequence ATGAAATTGTTGTGCATAGGCAGAAGTCTCGGGAGGGCCGGTTCAAAATTGTCGGGCGGCGGTGTGCTGCGAGTACAGAGCACGCTGCTCGACCATCTACGCCGGTCTGGGTTCGATCTAAGCCTTTTCTATCTCAACCGGGTGGAGCACGAGTCGCCGGCGCCCTGCGGGCTGGTGCCGGAGTTTGGCGCCCCGGAGGAAGGTCAGCTCAATCGTCACATGCACAGAGTGCTTTGGCGGCTCGCTATGCTGGCCAGACGGAGCGACGCGGTGTTTGGAATGCAGGACGGCCGGCCGATAGATTTAGCCATCCTTGTTGGCCGATTGGCCGGCCGCCCCGTGGTCGGTTGGATTCACAACCTCCCGGGCCGTTCCGCACAGGACTTTCCGGGGGGGCATCCCTGGATCACGCGTTACTTATATCCGTGCGCCACGCGCCTCGTAGCGGTTTCACGAGGTATCGCGGAAGATCTGGTGCGGTGGTCGCCTGGAAGTGCAAACAAGGTGATCTCCCTGCCCAATCCGGTCAATGTGGCCGACGTGAGGCGCCTGAGCGAATTGCCGCTTCCGGACTGGGCGCAAGCCATTTTCGCCCGCCGAACACTCGTCGGCATGGGCTGGCTGACCCGGCGGAAGGGTTTTGACTTGTTGCTCGATTCATTTGCGAAAGTAGTGCAAACGGGCCATGACTCAAATCTTCTGCTGCTGGGCGAAGGCGAAGAGCGGGCCGCCCTGCAGGCCCAGGCCGATAGCCTCGGGCTGCACGACCGGGTCTTCATGCCCGGCTACCAGCCCAACCCCTACCCGCTGCTTTCGAGGGCAGAAGGCTTTGTACTGAGCTCTCGGCATGAGGGCTTGCCTACAGTCATTTTGGAAGCGATGAGCCTGGGTGTTCCTGTCGTCGCCTTTGACTGCCCCTTTGGCCCCGCGGACATCCTCGATGGGGGCCGCTGCGGGCTTTTGGTCCCTCCCGAGAACCCGGAAGTAATGGGCGATGCCATCAACAAGCTGCTGTCTTCCAGGGATCTTCGGGTGCAGTTCCGCGGCCTGGGCTTCGAGAAAGCCATGCAGTACGACACGAGCGCTGTAACTAAGAGGTTTGAAGCCCTCTTTCTCGGCCTCCTCAACGGGCGCAATCACCACAAGCATTGA
- a CDS encoding FkbM family methyltransferase has protein sequence MPESERHRLELAYIPGLYKNAAPGADAPEIDGARRMRLEIAEGPSNSASQYLKKAVQFFYRHGPGFVLRKALWRYQYTRFRQRCDAWHSGGGAKPITVGFLDQEFELHPSVKGLSEEILLLGSHEPICTRVYLQHLQEGDHVLDVGSNLGYYLLLAARAVGPAGRVLGFEPAPDVFTILERNVARSRLTNIRVFPWAISNQSKAVEFYGSEIPSWGSLIREQNLLQARPTTVPAKKLDDLLDEFPEFHPTVLRMDVEGGEMMALEGAQRLLQKHRPRIFVEIHPFAFEWKRAHQMIEHLRDMGYSSGVVIERLWDEPWASRWVRERRHWAGSTETLLKTIESRSEALNTGVFSILLEQRAR, from the coding sequence ATGCCTGAGTCAGAACGACATCGACTCGAACTTGCATACATCCCGGGCCTGTACAAAAACGCTGCGCCCGGTGCCGATGCGCCGGAAATCGACGGTGCACGCCGCATGCGGCTGGAGATCGCCGAAGGACCAAGCAATAGCGCCAGTCAGTACCTGAAGAAGGCGGTCCAATTTTTCTACCGGCATGGGCCCGGTTTCGTGTTGCGGAAAGCCCTCTGGCGATACCAGTACACGCGTTTTCGACAGCGCTGTGACGCCTGGCACTCAGGTGGCGGCGCGAAGCCGATAACCGTGGGTTTTCTCGACCAGGAATTCGAGCTGCACCCATCAGTCAAGGGACTGAGCGAGGAAATCTTACTGCTGGGATCCCACGAGCCGATTTGCACCAGAGTTTATCTCCAGCATCTTCAAGAAGGCGACCACGTCCTCGACGTCGGGTCGAATCTGGGTTACTACCTGCTTTTGGCGGCCCGGGCTGTGGGCCCGGCGGGCCGGGTTTTGGGATTCGAGCCAGCCCCAGACGTCTTCACCATCCTGGAACGGAACGTGGCCCGCTCGCGACTGACGAACATACGGGTTTTTCCGTGGGCCATCAGCAACCAAAGCAAGGCCGTGGAATTTTACGGATCGGAAATACCCAGTTGGGGCAGCCTCATCCGTGAGCAGAATCTGTTGCAGGCGCGGCCCACAACCGTCCCGGCCAAAAAGCTGGATGACCTGCTTGATGAGTTTCCCGAATTCCACCCCACCGTGCTGCGGATGGACGTGGAAGGGGGTGAAATGATGGCCTTGGAGGGGGCTCAGCGCTTACTGCAGAAACACAGGCCGCGCATCTTTGTTGAAATTCATCCGTTTGCATTTGAATGGAAACGCGCACACCAGATGATCGAGCATCTGCGCGACATGGGCTATTCCTCCGGAGTGGTGATCGAAAGGCTCTGGGACGAACCCTGGGCAAGCAGATGGGTGAGAGAGCGGCGCCACTGGGCCGGGTCCACCGAAACACTTCTGAAAACAATCGAATCCCGCAGCGAAGCGTTAAATACGGGTGTATTTTCCATCCTTCTGGAGCAGCGTGCACGATGA
- a CDS encoding phosphotransferase — MILRGSNDVRERIACALCARTQSVIVERYGYNTSRLAVCCSGAWKGKRLFAKILLADPYPVPPRFRAPWEAPSRDSVPVRAITEQIDAEWNMTLKMLRLSGGRSVPVPMGRSLSARTIVWEEAGGISLVRALKWSGWRSSMAKAGAEALLKAGSWLRGVHDASKEGMEVVAARDLIQTVIESSRQKQDDAGHYESVASRILEGWLTKRAAGDSFKVPVALTHGDFCLSNLLWNTADKQLAVIDFELSGFRPTYYDLFALVADLRAMLLNPLIPKSVVHSWEESFWQGYGPTPTEVLEFVKALALARVFYYHFSRLLTRRERKGWIGGINAQLYRTFLEGRVITQRLDLPPDLDCSHRK, encoded by the coding sequence ATGATATTACGAGGATCAAATGACGTCCGCGAAAGAATTGCCTGCGCGCTTTGCGCGAGAACGCAGTCCGTGATCGTAGAGCGCTATGGGTATAACACTTCCAGGCTGGCGGTGTGTTGTTCGGGAGCGTGGAAAGGGAAAAGGCTGTTTGCGAAAATACTGCTCGCAGATCCTTATCCGGTTCCCCCGCGTTTTCGGGCACCCTGGGAGGCGCCCTCCCGCGACTCTGTGCCCGTAAGGGCCATAACCGAGCAGATTGATGCTGAATGGAACATGACGCTGAAAATGCTCAGGCTCTCGGGCGGCCGCTCGGTACCCGTGCCGATGGGGAGGTCGTTGTCAGCAAGGACCATCGTGTGGGAGGAAGCCGGGGGCATTTCCCTTGTCCGGGCCTTGAAGTGGTCGGGCTGGAGAAGCTCCATGGCGAAGGCTGGTGCCGAGGCCCTTTTAAAGGCAGGAAGCTGGCTGCGCGGCGTGCACGATGCCTCGAAGGAGGGAATGGAGGTCGTTGCAGCCCGTGACCTCATCCAAACCGTCATTGAATCATCACGGCAGAAGCAGGATGACGCCGGCCACTACGAAAGTGTGGCATCGAGAATCCTGGAGGGTTGGCTGACGAAAAGGGCAGCAGGCGACAGCTTCAAGGTACCGGTGGCGCTCACCCACGGCGATTTCTGCCTATCAAATCTTCTTTGGAACACGGCCGACAAGCAGCTTGCTGTGATCGACTTTGAGTTATCTGGTTTTCGGCCGACTTACTACGACCTCTTTGCATTGGTTGCCGATCTCCGCGCAATGCTCTTAAACCCGCTCATACCGAAATCGGTGGTCCACTCGTGGGAGGAGTCCTTCTGGCAAGGTTACGGACCGACCCCCACGGAAGTCCTGGAGTTTGTGAAAGCGCTGGCGCTGGCCAGGGTCTTTTACTATCACTTTTCGCGCCTGCTGACGCGGCGAGAACGGAAGGGCTGGATCGGCGGAATCAATGCGCAACTCTATCGAACTTTCCTGGAAGGCAGAGTAATTACCCAACGCTTGGATCTGCCGCCGGACCTTGACTGTTCCCATCGCAAGTAA